The Armatimonadota bacterium nucleotide sequence CGCGGGCGCGCCGCCGGAGGTGAAGAATGCCTGAAGAGAAGCGGTCCTTCCTCTCGGCCTTCCGCCGCCAGCTTAAAGATTTCGTCTACGGGATGGCGGCGCACGAGATGACCCGCCACGCCCTGAAGACCCGCGGCAGCATGGAGCACCTTTTCATCCTCATCACCATGGGCGACCTGCTGGGCGTGCCCATCCTGCCGCCGTACTACTCGCTGCGCCTGCTGCCCTACGTCGTGCCGCAGATCTCCACCTGGAAGCGGAGCATGCTGCGGGAGCGAGACCTGACGGATGCTCTCTCCTGAACCCGCGGGCCCCGCCCCCCTGGCCCGCTTCTTCCAGGACTTCCCGCAGCGCCGCTACATCATGTTTGGGGGCAAGGGCGGTCTGGGGAAGACGACCTTCTCCGCGGCCACCGCCTACTACCTGGCCCGCCGCGGCCATAAGGTCCTGGTCTTTTCCGTCGACCCCCAGGCCTCCCTCTCTGACATCTTCCAGCAGGACATCTACGGCCGGGGCCCCGTGGAGATCATCCCCGGCCTCTTTGCCCAGGAGATCGACGCTGACCGGCACATCAAGGAGTACCAGGACCAGATCCGCCGCAAGATCCTGGAGATGTACGGCTTTGACCGCGTGCCCGAGGAGATCGAGCACTACATCGCTGCGGCCTCAGCGGAGCCGGCCATGGAGGAGAGCGCTATCTTCGACCAGGTGGTGGACATCGTCGTGGCCGGTCAGTACGACTACTTCATCTACGACCTGGTCCCGCTGGGCCACGCCCTTTACTACCTGAGCATGGCCAGCGTCTACGACGAGTGGATCGAACGCATCACCCGGCTGCGCCAGGAGATGCAGCAGTATGCGGAGATGGCTGCCCGCTTCAAGGGGGAGCAGTTGCAGGAGGACCTGATCCTTCAGGAGTTGCAGGACATCCGGCAGCGCATCACCACCAGCAGCCGCATCCTCACCGACCAGGCCAGAACGGCGTTCTTCTTCGTCATCATCCCCGAGGAGATGGTCCTGCTGGACACGCAGAAGGCGGCGCAGCTCTTCTCCCGCTTCCAGGTCCCCATCAGCGGGTACATCGTCAACCGCGTCCTGCCCGAGGCCCTGGCCAAGGAGCAGATTCCCGACTATCTGCAGCACCGGCTCCAAATGCAGCAGGGCTACCTGCACAAGATCAGCGACCTCTTTGGCGGGCAGGTGCTGGCCTGGATTCCTGAGTTCGAGCGGGACGTCACCGGGCTGGAGATGATCGCGCGCATGGCCGAGGCCATGTTTGGGGGAGACGGGGGTGAGCCTGCAGACCGCTAGCGCCACCTGGGAGGACCTGGTGGAGGAACCGCTCTCTGCCGTCATCGAGGCCCGCCCCACCCTGAAGTACCTCTTCTTTGGCGGCAAGGGCGGGGTGGGCAAGACGGTGCTGGCCGGAGCGGCGGCCCTGGGACTGGCCCGGCGGGGGCGGCGCGTCCTGCTGGTCTCCACCAACCCGGTACACAGCCTCAGCGGGCTGCTGGACCAGGACGTCTTCGGCCGGGTCACCCCGGTGCGGGGAGGGGAGGGGTTGTGCGCACTGGAGATCGACACCCGGGAGACCATCGAGCGGTCCAAGCGGGAGATCAAGGAGAAGATCGACTGGTTCCTCAAGTACGCCGAGATCCGCACCCGGGCCGACGCCTTCGTGGAGTCCGCCACCATGAACCCGGCCTTCGAGGAATCGGCCATGTTTGAGAGCATGATTGACGTGATCTTCCGCGGCGAGTACGAGGTCTACGTCTTTGACACCGCCCCCACGGCCAACGCCCGCAGGCTGCTGGGGATGTCCGCCGTCTACTCCATGTGGGTGCAGAAGATGGTGCAGAGCCGGGAAGAGGCCCGTTCCCTGCGGCGGCTCCTCTCGTACAGCAAGCAGGAGGAGGCCGACCCGCTGCTGGACTACCTGCTGCACTTCCGCGACCGCATCGCTGCCGCCAAGCGGCTGCTCACCGACACAGGTCTGACAGCCTTCTTCTTCGTCACCCTGCCCGAGGCACTGCCCATCGCCGTGGTGCGCCGCTTCATCTCCTGGTTCCAGGACTTCGGTATCCCCATCGGCGGCGTCATCGTCAACGGCGTGATCGACCGGGCCATGGTCCCCGACACCGCTCCCCCCTTCGTCCTCAACCGCATCGCCGCCCAGGAGACCTACCGGGAGGAGATCAGGCGGACCTTCCCCGGCATGGTCCGCGCCGTCATCCCCCTCTTCGAGACCGAGGTGCGCGGCGTGCCCATGCTGGAGCGGGTGGCCCGCGTGCTCTTCGCCCCGGGTGCGGGCCCATGACCATGCACCTGCTGGAGGCGTTCAACCCCATCGTCGGCCGCACGGCGTTCGTTGGACTCTTCCTCCCCGAACCCTGGCGCCTCAGCCGTGCCGTGGTCACGCCGGACGTGCAGACCACGGTGCGGGAGGGAGAGCAGCAGTGGGTGGCCTCGGGCGAGACCCGGCACGTGCTCGTCCACGGGGTGCGGCGGACGGAGCGCGCCGACCTGATGGTGCGCGTCACCCCGGGTGCTGCCCGCCGCCCCCTGGCCTCGCGAGTGGGAGCAGAGAGTGGGGCCCTCACCGTGGGCGGCCATCCCGGGGAGTTCCACCTGGGGCGGCGGCGAGACGGATGGTTCACCGCCCGGATGGTGCCCGTGGTGCGGGTACGCACCTACTGCCCGCGCACCCGGCGAACGGTCCTGCTGGAAGTCACCGGCCAGCTCCCACCCGAGGAGCTGAGGGCCCTGCTGGACGCATTCCAGCGGATAGCGTGCCACAGCGGGCCCTGAGGGCTGAAGCGAGGTTCGGGCGGCGCTCCGGCGGCTCCACCGCTGCACGAGGCTAGCGATGCACTACCCCTGGTGGCACGTCCCCTTCCTCACGGCGCCGATGCTCATCGCCATTGTCGCGGTCCTCCACGTCCTGGTGGCGCACTACGCCGTGGGCGGGGGGCTCTTCCTGGCCGCGGAGACCACCTACGCCTACCGCAGCCACAACCTCCGCTACCTGGACTACCTGCGGCAGCACGCCTGGTTCTTCATCCTGCTGACCGTGGTCTACGGGGCCATCACCGGAGCGGGCATCTGGTGGACCATCGGCCTGGCCTCCCCCCTGGCCACGGAGAGCCTGATCCACATCTTCGTCTTCGGCTGGGCCATGGAGTACGTCTTCTTCGTCCTGGAGATTGTCTCGGCGTTCATTTTCTACTACTTCTGGGGGCGGCTGCCGACCCGGACGCACCAGACAACAGGCTGGATCTACGCCGTCTCGGCCTGGATCAGCCTGGTACTGATCACCGGCATCACCGGCTTCATGCTCAACCCGGGCGCCTGGCCGCAACGGCAGAGCTTCTGGGTGGGGTTCTTCAACCCGCAGTTCCTCCCTCAAGTCGCCGCCCGCACGGGCGGCGCCTTCCTCCTGGCGGCGCTCTACGTCTACCTGCACGCGGCCTTCAAGGTCAAAGACCCTGCACTGCTGCGCCTGATCGAGCAGCGCTCCGCCCGGCCGGCGCTGCTGGGCAGCATCCTGGTCATTTTGGGCGGGGCGGGCTGGTACCTCTTCCTGCCGGCCTCGGCGCGCGCGGCGCTGGCCGCGGCCAGCGTCCTCAACGTCCTGATGGTGTGGCTCTTCGCCATCACCGTGGCGGTCTTCGCCATGCTCTACCTGGGCCCGTACCGCCACCCCGGCTGGCTCTCTCCCGGGTTCGCCCTCCTCTTCCTCGGCCTGGGTCTGGCCGCGGTGACCACGGGCGAGTACGTCCGCGAGGCGGTGCGCAAGCCGTTCATTATCTACAACCTGGTCCTGGGCAACCAGATCCTTCCCGCCCAGATGCCCCGGCTGCGGGCGGCGGGCATCCTGCAGGAGGGGGTCTGGCCCCGCGCCTTCGTGGCCACCCACTACCCGCACCTGCTGCGCCAGGGTCGGGTGGACCAGAAAGGACTGCTGGGGTTGCCCCAGGCTGACCAGGTACTGCTGGGAGAGGTCCTCTTCATGCACGCCTGCAACGACTGCCACACCTCCAGCTCCGGCTTCTCCGCGCTGCGCAACCTGATGCGCGGGTGGACCCCGGAGATGGTGCGGACTGTCACCGAGCATCCGGAGCGGGTGCACTTCTTCATGCCGCCATGGACCGGCACAAAGGCCGAATCCCGCCTGCTGGAGCAGTACCTGCGGACGCTGGTGCTGCCCTCCCCTGTGGAACTGCCTGAGCCGATGGGAGGCCGGCGGTGAATCCCGCCGACCTGGTCGCCCCGGCCAGCCCCCTGGGGTTCCCCGCCCCCTACTGGTTCCTGGTCCTGCTCAAGGTGGCGGGCTTCACCTTGCACATGGGGCCGATGCACCTGTGGACCGCCGGGCTGCTGGTGGCCCTGCTGTTGACCCGCCGCCCCGATGCGCACGCCCGGCTGCTGGGGGAGCGGCTGATCGCTCAGCTTCCCGTGGTAATCGCCCTGGGGATCAACTTCGGCATCGTCCCTCTGCTGTTTCTCCAGGTGGCCTACTACCGCGTCTTCTATCCGGCCACGGTGCTGGCAGCCTGGTCCTGGTTCGCTGTCATCCCTCTGCTGGTGCTGGCCTATTATGGCGTCTACCTGTGCGCGGGGGACCTGCGGCAGGCGCGGTCGGGCGGCCTGCGCCGTCTGGTCGGCTGGGTGGCTGCGGCGGCCTTCCTGGCCATCGGCCTGGCGTTCGTCAACGGGATGACGCTCATGACGCGGCTGGAGGCCTGGCCCGACCTGTGGCGGGCCACCAGCCGGGCCGGCGCACCTCTGGGAACCGCCCTCAACCTCTCCGACCCCAGGCTGCTGCCGCGCGGGCTGATGATGCTGGCCCTGGCGCTTGTTACCACGGCCGCCTACGCAGTGGTGGACGCGGGGCTCTTCGCCCGCGGTCTCCCGGCGGCCTACCGCCGCTGGGTGGCCGGCTTCGCCCTGCGCCTGGCTACCATTGGGGTGGTAGGGTTCGCCATTTTCGGATCCTGGTACGCCTTCGCCACCTGGTCGGCGGAGGCGCGAGGGGTGATGCTGGGCCGGCTGGCCCCGCTCACCGCGGCCACCGCCGCCGCGCCGGCCCTTCCCTGGCTGCTCATCGCCAGGCAGCGCCGCGGCCCCACCCCGGGCGCGGCTCTGGCCACCGGGCTGGCACAGCTTGGTGTCCTCGCCCTGAACGCCACCAGCCGGCAGGTGGTGCAGAACCTGGAGCTGGCCCGCTTCCTGGATGTGGCCGCCGAGCCGGTGCGGACCCAGTGGAGCCCGCTGGTCGTCTTCCTGCTCCTCCTGGCCGGCGGCATGGGGGTGATCCTGTGGATGGTGGGCAGGGCCAGGAGCATCCTGCGCCCGGTACCTCACTGATCGTCTACCGACCGATCGGGTATGTGGAGAACGCCTTTGACCAGCCCGTGGCCCCGGAAGTCCTCCTGGCCGCCACATCCCGCATCGTCCTCGACCCGGCGCTGGTCGAAGGGCTGGCGGGTATCGAGCCAGGGCAGCGGCTCATGGTCGTCTTCCACTTCCACCGCGCGGGCGGATACAAGCTGCAGCAGCACCCGCGGGGGGACCCCGGCCGGCCGCGCCAAGGTGTCTTCACCCTGCGCAGCCCCCACCGTCCCAACCCCATCGGCGTGACGGTGGTTGAGGTGCTGGCTGTCCAGGGCCACATCCTCACCGTGCGCGGGCTGGACGCCATCAACGGCACCCCCGTACTGGACCTGAAGGCCGAGTAGGGAGCAAGGCCGGCGCCGGGGAATCTTTCCCGCACCTACTCCCTGGCGCGGGACGGAGGGCACCTGTGGAGCTGAGCAGCGTCAAGATCCAGAAGCCTGACGAGGTGAACCTGATTCTGGGGCAGGCCCACTTCATCAAGACAGTCGAGGACCTGCACGAGGCGCTGGTGGGTGCCGTGCCCGGGTTGAAGTTCGGACTGGCCTTCTGCGAGTCCTCAGGACCGGCACTGGTGCGCTGGAGCGGGACCGACCCGGAGCTGGTGGAGCTGGCCAGGCAGAACGCCTTCGCCCTGGGCGCAGGCCACTGCTTCCTCATCTTCCTGCGGGACGCCTTCCCCATCAACGTGCTGAACGCGGTCAAGCAGATCCCGGAGGTCTGCGGCATCTACTGCGCCACCGCCAACCCGGTGGAAGTCCTCCTGGCGGAGACGGAGCAGGGACGGGGCATCCTGGGGGTGATCGACGGGCTCCGCTCCCGGGGAATCGAAGGCGAATCGGAGATCGCCGACCGCAAGGCGCTGCTGCGGCGGTTCGGCTACAAGTTCTAGAAGGTGCTCTGCACAGCGACTTTACGGGGAAGAAAGCGCAAGGCGATGGGAATCAGAATGGTGGCCATGATCAGCCCGACCACCCAGTAGAACTGCTGGCGCGTCTCACTCCGCAGCCCTGTGATCTCCCCGCGCACGGCGGCGAATTCCCCCCCCAACGGCGGCGAATTCCGCGACCATCTTGCGGCGCAGGTCGCGCAAGCCAGCTTCCAGAGCGGATAGGCGCCTTTTGATCTGCTCATAAGCCCCCGCTGGCCACGCCATACGAATCTCCAGAGACTCTGCGGTCACGCCCTCGCCCCTATACAGCCTGGCAGCGCCTGCATGCGGTTTATCGGCCCGAGCGGGATGGGTTTGCGGGCAGCAGGGGTGGCCCCGAGAACTCCAGTCGCGGCCGAAACCGGCCCTTCCTGGGGCCGCACTGAGGCCGGCAGCCCCTAACTCCGCAGCGGTACCCTCTTTTACTCCTGGTCCCTTGAGTGGATGCCGACCTACTCTTCGCACCCGATACAAATCAGCCGCCTATTCGATACCTGGCGACGGCTTCCAACCCGGATAATGCCTCTGGGGAGACTGCCGCGTGGCGCGCCCGGGGGCATGCGCCCGCGGCAGCCCGTACCAGCAGGCGAGCGCGCCGGCGTATGGTGCCGCGATGAAGCTGGCGGTCTCCGGCAAGGGCGGCGTCGGCAAGACGACGGTGTCCGCCCTCCTGGCCTCTGAGCTGGCGGCGCGGGGGTTCCGCGTTACGGCCATCGATGCCGATCCCAACCCCACCCTGGCCGCCCTGCTGGGGTTCCCCCTCCCGCCTCCTGTCTCGCTGCTGGACCTGCGGGCCGAAATCGAGGAGCGCGTGGGCCCCCCGGGGGGCCTGATCCGCCTCAACCCCCGCGTGGACGACCTGGTGGAGCGCGTCGCTGCCACCTTTGGTGGAGTGCAGCTCATCGTGGCCGGAGCCATTAGCCGTGGCGGGGCCGGGTGCGCCTGCCCGCAGAACGTCCTGCTGCGCCGTCTGCTGGACCACGTGGTCCTGGAGCGCAACGAGGCAGTGGTCGTCGACCTGGAGGCCGGCCTGGAGCACCTGGGCAGGCGCAGCGCCCAGGCCGCCGACGCCCTGCTGGTGGTAGTGGACGCCAGCCGGGCCAGCCTGGAGACGGCGGCCCGCATCAGACGCCTGGCCGGGGAGATCGGCATCCCCCGCACCTTCGCCGTGGCCAACAAGGTCCGCGGGCCGGAGGAGGAGAGCTGGATTGCCTCCGGCCTGCAGGACAGCGAGCTCGTCGCCACCATCCCCTACAGCGAGGCCCTGGCCCGGGCGGAGCGGGCGGGGGAGCGGGCCGCCGCAGCCGACGCTGCTGTGGCCGCGGCGGCAGCACGGCTGGTGGACGCCCTGCAGACGCGATGCGAACGGAGGGTGAACGTATGACCTACGAAGGGCAGCGGTCCGTGCGCACCGACCCGGCCAGCCTCGAGATCCGTGAACGTGCCAGAGCCCAACGCATTCCCACCATCTGGGACCGCTATGCCGCCCTGGGCTCCCAGTGCAGGGTGGGTGAGCTGGGGATCTGCTGCACCATCTGCCACCTGGGGCCGTGCAACCTGGGCCTGCCCGGGAGCAAGCGGCCGCAGGTGGGGGTATGCGGCGCCGGCATCGACACCGTGGCCGCGCGCCGCCTGGCGCGGGACATGGCCGCGGGGTCGGCCGCCCACTCCGATCACGGCCGGGGCGTGGCCCACCTGCTGCTGCTGGCAGCCCGGGGTGAAGCCCCCGGCTACGGGGTCAGGGACGAGCGCAAGCTGCGCGCCCTGGCGACGGAGCTGGGTGTGGCCCAGGACGGCCGCCCGGTCAACGAGGTGGCACAGGAGGTGGCCCTAGCCTGCCTGGCTCAGTTCGGCCGGCAGGAGGGGCCGGTGGCCTTCGCCCGCCGCGCCCCAGCCCGGCAGCAGGAGATCTGGCAGCGCCTGGGCATCATCCCCCGGGGAATCGACCGGGAGATCGTAGAGGTGATGCATCGCACCAACATGGGGGTGGACAACGACTACCGCAGCATCGTCCTGGCGGGGATGCGCAGCGCCCTGGCCGACGGCTGGGGAGGTTCGATGATCGCCACTGACCTGCAGGACGTGCTCTTCGGCACCCCCCGGCCACTGCGCGCCCAGATGAACCTGGGCGTGCTGCGGGCCGATCAGGTGAACATCCTGGTCCACGGGCACGAGCCGCAACTGGCCGAGGCTGTAGCCGATGCCGCCGGGGACCCGGAGCTGCTGGCCCAGGCCAGGGCGCTGGGAGCCAGCGGGATAAACGTAGCGGGCATCTGCTGCACCGCTAATGAGATCCTTATGCGCCGCGGGATCCCCCTGGCCGGCAACTTTCTGCAGCAGGAGCTGGCCCTGGTAACCGGCGCCGTGGAGGCCTTCCTGGTGGACGTGCAGTGCATCATGCCCGGGCTGGTGGATGTGGCCTCCTGCTTCCACACCGAGCTCATCGCCACCTCACGCCAGGCGCGCTTCCCCGGCATGGTACACATCGAGCTCTCCGAGGACCGTGCGCCGGAGGTGGCCCGCCAGATCGTGGCCCGCGCCGTGGCCAACTACGCCCGCCGTGATCCCGGCCGCGTGGTCATCCCCGACCACAAGATGGACGTGGTGGCCGGCTTCACCACCGAGTCCATCACCCACATCCTGGGTGGACGCTACCGCGGGGGCTGGCGTCCCTTGAATGACGGCATCATCGCCGGCCGCATCCGCGGCGTGGTGGGCGTGGTGGGGTGCGACTCCCCCAAGCAGGTGCAGGACCAGGGGCACCTGGACCTGGTCTACGAGCTGCTGGCGCGCGACGTCCTGGTGGTGCAGACCGGCTGCTCGGCCATTGCCTGCGGTAAAGCGGGGCTGCTGCAGCCTGAGGCGGCCTTCCGTCATGCCGGGAGGGGGCTGCGGGAGATCTGCGAGGCCACCGGCATCCCCCCGGTCCTGCACACCGGGTCATGCGTGGATAACAGCCGCATCCTCACCGCCTGCATGGAGATGGTGAAGGAGGGCGGCATCGGCCGCTCCTTCGACGAGCTCCCGGTGGCCGCGGCCGCGCCGGGGTGGTGGTCGGAGAAGGCCATCGCCATCGGGTTCTACGCCGTAGCTTCGGGGATCTTCACCGTCCTGGGCTCCCCCTTCAACATCCTGGGCAGCGAGGCCCTCACCCACTTCGTCACCGAGGAGCTGGAGGGGCTGGTGGGCGGGAAATTCGCCTTCGAGCCCGACCCGGCAAAGGCGGCGCAGCTCATCGTGGCCCACCTGGACCGCAAGCGCCAGGCCCTGAAGCTGCGGCCGATGATGTACGAGGCTGTTCCCGTGGGGGCCTAGGAGATGTCCGGGAGATCTCACCTCAGGAAGGCCCGCGGCCCGCAGAGTTCGCAGCGCGGGTGTTGGGAGTGAGTGAGCCGCAGGAGGGATGCGATGTCACGGATCATCGCCACCGCCGCCATCAAGGGGGCGCACGGGTACGTGGAGGAGGCGGAGCACCGGCTGGCCGCCGCCATGGAGGCCCACGGGGGCGGCATGCGGCTGGAGTTCCCCAATACCGCCTTCTACCTGCCGCTCATCTACGCGCTCACCGGCATAAAGGTGAGGACCCTGGAGCAGGCGCGGGAGCCGCTGCGCATCGCCCGCTCCCTGCTGCCGTCGGTCCCCACCGACCGGCTGTGGCTCCCCTACCTGGGCGACGCCCTGGATGCGGGAGTGGCCACCCTGATCGCCCAGGAGATCATCGAGGCCATCCGGTACGCCACAGAGGGGCCGCCGGGCGGCATCTGGCTGGGATTCACCGACGACGCCATCCTGCGCACGCAGGGGATCAAGCTGGTGGACGGGCGCATGCCCGGGTTCGCCGCCTGCGTGGGGGCCATGCCCACCGTGGAGGCGGCGGTGCGCCTGGCCCGCGAGCTGCAGGAGCGCAACATTCTGGTCTTCCTCTCCAGCCACACCAACGGCGCCAGCATGGCGGAGCAGCTGGCGGAAGCCGGGGTGGAGATGAGCTGGGACACCTACCTGGTACCCTACGGCAAGGAGACCAGCGCCACCGTCCACGCCCTCAACTTTGCCGCCCGCGCGGCCATGACTTTTGGCGGCATCACCCCAGGCGACCTGCTCAAGGCGCGGGAGATCCTCCTGTACAACAAGGCTCGTGTCCACGCCTTCGTGCTAGCCCTGGGCGAGGTAGACGAGGAGAAGTACGCCACTGCGGCGGGAGCCATCAACTTTGGCTTCCCCGTCATCGCCGACACCCCCATCCCCCAGATCCTGCCCAGCGGCATCTGCACCTACGAGCACGTGGTGAGCAATGTCCCCCACGACCAGCTGGTGCCCAGGGCCATCGAGGTCCGCGGGCTGAAGCTGAAGATCACCAGGGTGCCCATCCCCGTCCCCTACAGCGCCGCCTTCGAAGGGGAGCGTGTGCGCAAGGAGCAGCTGCACGTGGAGTTCGGACGACAGCTGGCTCCGGCCTTCGAGTACCTGCGGGGGCGGGAGATGTCCGAGGTGGAGGACGGGCGCATCGAGGTCATCGGGCCGGACATCGACACCGCCCAGGTGGGCGGGGCCATGCCCCTGGGAATTCTGGTTGAAGTGGCGGGGCGCAAGTTGCAGAAGGACTTCGAACCCATCCTGGAGCGTCAGATCCACCGTTTCATCAACGGGGCCATGGGTGTCATGCACATCGGGCAGCGGGACATCCCCTGGATCCGCATCAGCCAGGACACCTTCAAGGCGGGGTTCCGCCTGCGCCACTTCGGGGACATCCTCTACGCCAAGTACCACGAAGAGTACCCGGCGCTGGTGGACAAAGTGCAGGTGACCATCTACTCGGAGCCGGAGGCGATCCTGCGCATCCTGGAGGAGGCGCGCGCGGTGTGGGACGAGCGGGATGCCCGCGTGGCCGGCATGACCGACGAGACGGTGGACGTCTTCTACTCCTGCACCCTCTGCCAGTCCTATGCGCCCAACCACGTCTGCATCATTACCCCGGAGCGGTTGGGGCTGTGCGGCGCCTACAACTGGCTGGACGGCAAGGCCTCGTACGAGATCAACCCCGCCGGACCCAACCAGCCGGTGGAAAAGGGCGCCTGCCTCGACCCTGTCCTGGGGATGTACGAGAGCATCAACCAGTTCGTCTACGCCAAGTCCAACAAGACCGTGGAGCAGGTCAGCCTCTACTCCATGATCCAGTTCCCCATGACCTCCTGCGGCTGCTTCGAGTGCATCATGGCCCTGGTCCCCGAGGTGAACGGGGTGATGGTGGTCAACCGGGAGTACACGGGGATGACCCCGGTGGGCATGACCTTCAGCACGCTGGCGGGGATGGTTGGGGGCGGAGTGCAAACCCCCGGGTTCCTGGGGGTAGGCCGCCTCTACCTGACCAGCCGGAAGTTCATCCCCGCCGATGGCGGGTTCCCTCGCCTGGTGTGGATGCCCCGGGAATTGAAGGAGGCGCTGCGGGACCGGTTGCTGGTGCGGGCGCGGGAGCTGGGTGACGAGACGCTGGTGGACAAGATCGCCGACGAGACCGTGGCCACCACCGTGGAGGAGCTGCGGGCCCACCTGGAGCGCGTGGGGCATCCGGCGCTGGCCATGCCCGCACTGCTGTGACTGCGGGATCCAGGATGCCGGCCCGGCGAGGATTCGTGGTCCCGGCAAATTCGCCAGGCCAATCTGTGGAGTGAATGGATGCCGCTGACCGCGCTGGACATCTACAAGCTTCTGCCCAAAACCAACTGCGGGGAGTGTGGCTTCCCCACCTGCCTGGCCTTCGCCATGCAGCTGGCCACCAAGAAGGCGGCCATCGATGCCTGCCCCTACGCCAGCGATGACGCCAAGGCCACCCTGGCCGGTGCCGCGGCGCCGCCCATCCGTCTGGTTGCCTTTGGTCCCCCGGGGCGGCGGATCGAGCTGGGGAGGGAGACCGTGCTCTTCCGCCACGAAGAGACCTTCTACCACCCGCCGGCCATCGCCGTGCGCCTGCAGGCGGACCGGCCGTCGGAGGAGCTGCGGGCGGAGCTGCAGCGGGTGGCGTCGCTGCAGTTCGAGCGGGTGGGGCAGGTACTGCGGGTGGAGGCGGTGGCCCTGGAGCACGCCGACGGCGCCGAGCCGTTTGTTGCCGCGGCTCGGGAGGCGGACGCTGCCGGGCTGGCGCTGCTCCTGTGCAGCGACGACCCGTCTGTGCTGGACGCCGCGGCCAGCGCGGTGGCGGCCAGCCGACCGGTTCTCTACGCCGCCACCGCCAGCAACTGGGAGGCCATGGCCCAGGTGGCCAGGAAGCACGGCTGTCCCCTGGCCGTGCGGGGGCAGGACCTGCAGGAGCTGGCCGACCTGACCCCCCGGCTGATGGCGGCGGGGGTGAGCGACCTGTTGCTGGACAGCGGTGCGCGGGGTCAGGCGGCCACCCTGGCAGACCTCACCCAGATTCGCCGCCTGGCCCTGCGCAAGCTCTTCCGCCCTCTGGGCTACCCGGCCCTGGCCTTCGTGACGTCGGAGGACCCCCTGACCCAGGTGGTGGAAGGGACGGCGTACATCTGCAAGTACGCAGCGGTGGTGGTTACGCCAGCGCTGCAGCCCTGGCAGGCGCTGGCGCTGGTGACCGCGCGCCAGAACATCTACACCGACCCGCAGAAGCCTATCCAGGTGGAGCCGGGGATCCACACCGTGGGTGCCCCTGATGCGGACTCGCCCGTCCTGGTCACCACCAACTTCTCCCTCACCTACT carries:
- the acsB gene encoding acetyl-CoA decarbonylase/synthase complex subunit alpha/beta; the protein is MSRIIATAAIKGAHGYVEEAEHRLAAAMEAHGGGMRLEFPNTAFYLPLIYALTGIKVRTLEQAREPLRIARSLLPSVPTDRLWLPYLGDALDAGVATLIAQEIIEAIRYATEGPPGGIWLGFTDDAILRTQGIKLVDGRMPGFAACVGAMPTVEAAVRLARELQERNILVFLSSHTNGASMAEQLAEAGVEMSWDTYLVPYGKETSATVHALNFAARAAMTFGGITPGDLLKAREILLYNKARVHAFVLALGEVDEEKYATAAGAINFGFPVIADTPIPQILPSGICTYEHVVSNVPHDQLVPRAIEVRGLKLKITRVPIPVPYSAAFEGERVRKEQLHVEFGRQLAPAFEYLRGREMSEVEDGRIEVIGPDIDTAQVGGAMPLGILVEVAGRKLQKDFEPILERQIHRFINGAMGVMHIGQRDIPWIRISQDTFKAGFRLRHFGDILYAKYHEEYPALVDKVQVTIYSEPEAILRILEEARAVWDERDARVAGMTDETVDVFYSCTLCQSYAPNHVCIITPERLGLCGAYNWLDGKASYEINPAGPNQPVEKGACLDPVLGMYESINQFVYAKSNKTVEQVSLYSMIQFPMTSCGCFECIMALVPEVNGVMVVNREYTGMTPVGMTFSTLAGMVGGGVQTPGFLGVGRLYLTSRKFIPADGGFPRLVWMPRELKEALRDRLLVRARELGDETLVDKIADETVATTVEELRAHLERVGHPALAMPALL
- the acsC gene encoding acetyl-CoA decarbonylase/synthase complex subunit gamma, with protein sequence MPLTALDIYKLLPKTNCGECGFPTCLAFAMQLATKKAAIDACPYASDDAKATLAGAAAPPIRLVAFGPPGRRIELGRETVLFRHEETFYHPPAIAVRLQADRPSEELRAELQRVASLQFERVGQVLRVEAVALEHADGAEPFVAAAREADAAGLALLLCSDDPSVLDAAASAVAASRPVLYAATASNWEAMAQVARKHGCPLAVRGQDLQELADLTPRLMAAGVSDLLLDSGARGQAATLADLTQIRRLALRKLFRPLGYPALAFVTSEDPLTQVVEGTAYICKYAAVVVTPALQPWQALALVTARQNIYTDPQKPIQVEPGIHTVGAPDADSPVLVTTNFSLTYFTVEADTEASRLPAWMVVVNTEGQSVMTAWAADKFNAETIAKTVESSGIAERVKHRRLIIPGGVAAISGKLEELCGWQVMVGPRESAGIPAFLRTHWKQVATAAS